One genomic window of uncultured delta proteobacterium includes the following:
- a CDS encoding putative Histidine kinase (Evidence 3 : Function proposed based on presence of conserved amino acid motif, structural feature or limited homology; Product type pe : putative enzyme), protein MKKGLFSSGGKFFLVFTVAAIVASVAAIGILAYSQMYGQRRAMAAEGNSYISTQVAAAMALWLNDQVQLADVLASAPEIIEYCESPLDGEKRAAAKAYLERSHKVLPYFTLINVMYYLQEGEDAITLTVGGSRRHILNGYSLVDSISDKSVGVGGFSFSYIKAIAEGSYAFISEAKPNAIPGLPPIYMVAVPVRNGQGQLLAALGFGVKLDHFNRQFITNFQMGRTGRVEIIDNRGLFMGTPEHAKILTEKARAEGEAIRANLDPHKSVSFTLSLDSGTYDYAASPVWTPHDMATSWWVLFRRNSSELHAELGGARDWLLLVCSVAALFMILMAVRSSRAALREEQERAKRKESELKKVFVDAAPYAVMLTGPDWGIIDVNPAAVTLFEYREDELLGRSLDELILPLNGLFSELAAARPSGECTGRAKSGRLLIFIYDFCALGSGQNLVFFRDETELEAHRKKTVELSENLAASLKESERLRVEAERANSAKTEFLANMSHEIRTPMNAIIGMAHLLLQQELEDKQRGYAEKIQTAGKLLLGVINSVLDFSKIEAGKMTVESVLFDLSNVLERIRSIFQQPFKDKNIHFEVYCDPEVPRNLVGDPLRLEQVISNLASNALKFTEKGSVTLNVFLLSKTASSLLLQFQVKDTGIGMTEEESRKLFKAFSQADTSTTRKYGGTGLGLVIAKLLVELMGGEIALESTPGRGTTFSFSARFGLWDGEGTGEAPPAHKPDLEVLAGKRVLLVEDNPINQDVASELLLGVGIIVIKADNGRIAVDILSKPHHGFDLVLMDVQMPVMDGHEATRRAREYPHNAGLPIIAMTAHAMVSERERCLAAGMNDHLSKPIEVDTLYATLERWFARPGGKPLSGGSA, encoded by the coding sequence ATGAAAAAAGGCCTTTTCAGTTCCGGCGGGAAATTCTTTCTCGTGTTTACCGTGGCGGCCATTGTGGCATCGGTCGCGGCGATCGGCATTCTGGCATATAGCCAAATGTACGGGCAGCGGCGCGCCATGGCCGCGGAAGGCAATTCATACATCAGTACCCAGGTCGCCGCGGCCATGGCGCTGTGGCTGAACGACCAGGTTCAGCTGGCGGACGTGCTCGCCAGCGCGCCCGAAATCATCGAGTACTGCGAGTCGCCCCTTGACGGCGAGAAACGCGCCGCCGCGAAAGCCTACCTTGAGCGCAGCCACAAGGTTCTCCCCTACTTCACGCTGATTAACGTCATGTATTACCTGCAGGAGGGGGAAGACGCCATCACCCTGACCGTCGGCGGGAGCAGGCGCCACATCCTGAACGGCTATTCCCTGGTGGATTCCATCAGCGACAAGAGCGTCGGGGTGGGCGGGTTTTCCTTCAGCTACATCAAGGCCATTGCCGAGGGCTCCTACGCCTTTATCAGCGAAGCCAAGCCCAACGCCATCCCGGGGCTGCCGCCCATTTACATGGTGGCGGTCCCCGTGCGGAACGGGCAGGGGCAGCTCCTGGCCGCCCTCGGGTTCGGCGTCAAGCTCGACCATTTCAACCGCCAGTTCATCACGAACTTCCAGATGGGGCGGACCGGCCGCGTCGAGATCATCGACAACCGGGGCCTGTTCATGGGAACCCCGGAGCACGCCAAGATACTGACGGAAAAAGCACGAGCCGAAGGCGAGGCCATCCGCGCGAACCTGGACCCGCACAAAAGCGTGAGCTTCACGCTTTCGCTCGATTCCGGCACCTATGATTACGCCGCATCTCCGGTCTGGACCCCTCACGATATGGCCACTTCCTGGTGGGTGCTCTTCCGCAGAAACTCCAGCGAGCTGCATGCGGAGCTCGGCGGGGCGCGCGACTGGCTTCTTCTTGTCTGCTCCGTGGCGGCCCTGTTCATGATCCTCATGGCGGTGCGCAGCAGCCGCGCGGCCTTGCGGGAAGAGCAGGAGCGGGCCAAACGCAAGGAATCGGAGCTCAAAAAGGTCTTTGTGGACGCCGCGCCCTATGCCGTCATGCTGACCGGCCCGGACTGGGGCATTATTGACGTCAACCCGGCGGCGGTCACGCTTTTTGAGTATCGGGAAGACGAGCTTCTGGGGCGGAGTCTTGACGAGCTGATCCTGCCGCTGAACGGGCTTTTTTCCGAACTCGCGGCAGCGCGGCCCAGCGGCGAATGCACCGGCCGCGCGAAAAGCGGCCGCCTTCTGATATTTATTTACGATTTTTGCGCGCTCGGCAGCGGGCAGAACCTGGTCTTTTTCCGGGATGAAACGGAACTGGAAGCCCACCGCAAGAAAACCGTGGAACTTTCCGAAAACCTCGCTGCCTCGCTGAAGGAATCCGAGCGCCTCCGCGTCGAGGCGGAACGGGCGAACAGCGCCAAAACGGAATTTCTGGCCAACATGAGCCATGAAATACGCACGCCCATGAACGCGATCATCGGCATGGCGCATCTTTTGCTCCAGCAGGAGCTGGAGGACAAACAGCGCGGCTATGCCGAGAAGATACAGACCGCCGGGAAGCTCCTCCTGGGCGTCATCAACAGCGTGCTGGATTTTTCCAAGATCGAGGCGGGCAAGATGACGGTGGAATCCGTTCTCTTCGACCTTTCCAACGTCCTTGAGCGTATCCGGTCCATTTTCCAGCAGCCCTTCAAGGATAAAAATATCCACTTCGAGGTGTACTGCGATCCGGAAGTGCCCCGCAACCTTGTGGGCGACCCGCTCCGTCTGGAACAGGTCATCTCCAACCTGGCGAGCAACGCCCTCAAGTTCACGGAAAAAGGCAGCGTGACCCTGAACGTTTTCCTCCTGTCAAAAACGGCGTCCAGCCTGCTCCTGCAATTCCAGGTTAAGGATACGGGCATCGGCATGACGGAAGAGGAAAGCAGAAAACTTTTCAAAGCTTTCTCCCAGGCGGATACCTCCACCACACGCAAATACGGGGGCACGGGGCTCGGCCTCGTTATCGCCAAGCTCCTGGTCGAGCTCATGGGCGGAGAAATCGCCCTTGAGAGCACGCCCGGCAGAGGGACCACCTTTTCCTTCTCGGCGCGCTTCGGGCTTTGGGACGGCGAGGGCACGGGGGAAGCGCCGCCCGCCCATAAACCCGATCTCGAGGTCCTTGCCGGCAAACGCGTGCTGCTGGTGGAAGACAACCCCATCAACCAGGATGTGGCCTCGGAGCTCCTGCTCGGGGTCGGCATCATCGTCATCAAGGCCGACAACGGCAGAATCGCGGTTGACATCCTCTCCAAACCCCATCACGGGTTCGACCTCGTGCTGATGGACGTGCAAATGCCCGTCATGGACGGGCACGAAGCCACGCGGCGCGCCAGGGAATATCCCCATAACGCCGGTCTGCCCATCATCGCCATGACGGCCCACGCCATGGTCAGCGAACGCGAGCGCTGCCTTGCCGCGGGCATGAACGACCACCTGAGCAAACCCATTGAGGTCGATACGCTCTACGCGACGCTGGAGCGCTGGTTCGCCAGGCCCGGCGGCAAGCCGCTCTCCGGCGGTTCCGCGTAA